In one window of Saprospiraceae bacterium DNA:
- the cphA gene encoding cyanophycin synthetase, translating to MRIREINVMRGPNYWSVRRHKLIVMVLDLEELEQRPTNTIEGFLDRLKALLPGMYEHRCSVGEPGGFFLRITEGTWMGHVVEHIALEIQSLAGMEVGFGRTRTYGEDGVYHVVFDYLEEKVGVYAAKAAVRIAQAIIDNQEYDLAADIQEMRELRESERLGPSTASIIDEAVARGIPWIRLNKYSLCQLGYGYNQKRIQATVTSNTSSIGVDIAGDKEDTKYLLSQAEIPVPKGEIVRTEAGLKEAVEYLKYPLAIKPIDGNHGRGVTTNVVNWDQALEAFHSAKRISNSVIIEQYIIGDDYRLLVINHKLVAAAKRLAARVIGDGKSSIQQLIDQTNADPRRGFGHEKVLTYINIDDITRKLIELKNYSLDTILDKGEILVVKDTANLSTGGTSIDVTDIVHPGTIFMAERISRIVGLDICGIDFLTRDISKPVSETGGAVIEVNAGPGFRMHLAPAEGLPRNVAAPVIDMLYPPGKNSRIPIVAITGTNGKTTTTRLIAHMVKMMGYTVGYTTTDGIYIQNHLMMKGDCSGPGSAEFVLKDPTVNFAVFETARGGILRAGLGFKNCNVAIVTNVAPDHLGLKGIHTLEQLAKVKSVVVESILPDGYAILNADDDLVYAMRELHKGKIALFSMDENNPRVKKHMKNNGICALYENGFITICKGEWKLRVVKAVNVPLTYGGRASFMIQNILPAVLTGYLHGFELDDIKTALETFIPSPAQTPGRLNMFEFKNFTVMLDYAHNPAGLQALKNFVDKIDAHTKIGIIAGIGDRRQEDNEGIGKVAAEMFDEIIIRQDKNLRGKSDKEIIDMLTAGIQKAGKETKLTVIKKESDAIAHAIESATEGSLIVICSDVVPDALEQVQKYKEIEAGNLYKFKKEDIPNT from the coding sequence ATGCGTATTAGGGAAATCAATGTAATGCGGGGTCCGAATTACTGGTCTGTAAGACGGCATAAGCTCATTGTAATGGTGCTTGACCTGGAAGAATTGGAACAGCGCCCCACCAACACCATTGAAGGTTTTCTGGACCGGTTGAAAGCCCTTTTACCTGGGATGTATGAACACCGGTGTTCGGTTGGCGAACCCGGAGGATTTTTTCTCCGAATTACGGAAGGGACCTGGATGGGACACGTCGTCGAACACATTGCGCTTGAAATTCAAAGTTTGGCCGGAATGGAGGTTGGATTTGGAAGAACCAGGACTTATGGTGAGGATGGTGTTTATCACGTGGTCTTTGATTACCTCGAAGAAAAAGTGGGCGTTTATGCAGCGAAAGCTGCCGTTCGCATTGCTCAGGCGATCATCGATAACCAGGAATACGACCTTGCTGCGGATATCCAGGAAATGAGGGAGTTAAGGGAATCGGAAAGGCTTGGACCCAGTACGGCGAGCATCATAGACGAAGCCGTAGCAAGGGGAATTCCATGGATCCGACTCAATAAATACAGCCTTTGTCAATTGGGTTATGGGTATAATCAGAAAAGAATACAGGCTACGGTAACCAGCAACACCTCTTCTATTGGAGTCGATATTGCCGGTGACAAAGAGGACACCAAATACTTGCTCAGTCAGGCAGAAATTCCCGTTCCAAAAGGTGAAATTGTTCGCACGGAAGCAGGACTCAAAGAAGCTGTCGAATATTTGAAGTATCCGTTGGCCATTAAACCTATTGATGGAAATCATGGCCGGGGAGTTACTACCAATGTCGTCAATTGGGATCAGGCTTTAGAAGCTTTTCATTCTGCAAAGCGAATTTCCAACTCGGTAATCATAGAGCAATATATTATTGGCGATGACTACAGGTTATTGGTGATCAATCACAAATTGGTAGCTGCGGCAAAAAGGCTGGCTGCAAGGGTGATTGGCGACGGAAAATCAAGTATTCAACAGTTGATTGATCAAACAAATGCAGACCCCAGAAGAGGATTTGGCCATGAAAAAGTACTGACTTATATCAACATCGACGATATTACCCGTAAACTCATCGAACTAAAAAATTACAGCCTGGATACGATACTCGATAAAGGTGAGATTCTGGTCGTAAAAGATACCGCGAATTTGTCAACCGGAGGGACAAGCATCGATGTCACAGATATTGTTCATCCGGGTACTATATTTATGGCAGAGCGGATTTCAAGAATAGTAGGCCTTGATATTTGTGGCATTGATTTCCTGACCCGCGATATCAGCAAGCCCGTTTCAGAGACCGGTGGTGCCGTAATTGAAGTGAATGCCGGACCCGGATTCAGAATGCACCTGGCTCCCGCTGAAGGGCTGCCCAGAAATGTTGCTGCACCTGTTATCGACATGCTTTATCCTCCCGGAAAAAACAGCAGGATCCCAATTGTTGCCATCACCGGAACCAATGGTAAAACAACGACAACCAGACTGATTGCCCATATGGTAAAAATGATGGGTTATACCGTTGGTTATACCACCACTGATGGAATATACATTCAGAATCATTTGATGATGAAAGGAGATTGCAGCGGTCCCGGCAGCGCTGAATTCGTATTGAAGGATCCTACCGTAAATTTTGCAGTTTTTGAAACAGCCAGAGGAGGAATCCTAAGAGCCGGACTCGGTTTTAAAAATTGCAACGTTGCCATTGTCACCAATGTAGCACCAGATCATTTGGGTTTGAAAGGAATTCATACCTTGGAACAACTTGCAAAAGTCAAGTCTGTGGTAGTCGAATCCATACTTCCCGATGGCTATGCTATTCTAAATGCAGACGACGATCTTGTTTATGCCATGCGGGAATTACACAAAGGAAAAATAGCATTATTTTCCATGGATGAAAACAATCCCAGAGTTAAAAAACACATGAAAAACAATGGGATCTGTGCACTTTATGAAAATGGATTTATAACCATCTGTAAAGGAGAATGGAAACTCCGTGTGGTTAAAGCTGTAAACGTACCACTGACCTATGGCGGACGGGCAAGTTTCATGATCCAAAATATATTGCCTGCCGTGTTGACCGGATATTTACATGGATTTGAATTGGATGATATTAAGACGGCTCTCGAAACTTTCATTCCTTCTCCGGCTCAAACTCCCGGCAGGCTCAACATGTTCGAGTTTAAAAACTTTACAGTAATGCTCGATTATGCACACAATCCGGCAGGCTTGCAAGCTTTGAAAAACTTCGTGGATAAAATTGACGCCCATACTAAAATTGGAATCATTGCAGGTATAGGGGACCGAAGACAGGAAGACAACGAAGGAATCGGAAAGGTTGCCGCTGAAATGTTTGATGAGATCATCATCAGGCAGGACAAAAATCTGAGAGGAAAGTCAGATAAAGAGATTATCGATATGCTCACAGCAGGTATCCAAAAAGCAGGAAAAGAGACGAAGCTAACGGTGATTAAGAAAGAGAGCGATGCAATTGCTCATGCTATTGAAAGTGCAACCGAAGGTTCGCTGATCGTAATTTGCAGCGATGTGGTACCCGATGCTCTGGAGCAGGTTCAGAAATACAAAGAAATTGAAGCGGGAAATCTCTACAAATTCAAAAAAGAAGACATTCCAAATACCTAG
- a CDS encoding cyanophycinase has protein sequence MDYKGTLIPVGGNEDKGTGLNEMYTMDFIEQGILSRILKESGGKDARVVVITSASSIPVEVGDNYCKAFSALGCDQVNIIDIRRRSEAQSKAYYKAIEEADCVMFSGGDQSKITKYLANTSIHELLHLKLKRESFVLAGTSAGAMAMSLQMISGGSTSDSMQKGNVRMALGMGFLEQGIIDTHFIQRGRFGRLAEAVARFPQILGIGLAEDTGIVIKKGNLCEVIGSGMVILFDARQLSHNRYEDLEPGTPMSLSNLTTHILANGDKFNIRERSLKILPLNVAISN, from the coding sequence ATGGATTATAAAGGAACACTTATTCCGGTGGGGGGGAATGAAGATAAGGGTACCGGGCTCAATGAAATGTACACGATGGATTTTATTGAACAGGGAATTTTATCCAGAATTTTAAAAGAAAGTGGAGGTAAAGATGCCCGGGTCGTGGTCATCACGAGTGCTTCTTCCATTCCTGTGGAGGTAGGCGATAATTATTGTAAGGCGTTCAGTGCTCTGGGATGTGATCAAGTGAACATTATCGACATTCGCAGGCGAAGTGAGGCGCAGTCCAAGGCTTATTATAAAGCAATAGAAGAGGCGGATTGTGTCATGTTTTCCGGTGGAGACCAATCGAAAATAACGAAATACCTGGCGAATACCAGTATCCACGAGTTACTCCATTTAAAATTGAAAAGAGAATCATTTGTGTTGGCTGGAACAAGTGCCGGGGCTATGGCCATGTCACTGCAGATGATATCCGGTGGCAGTACCTCCGATTCCATGCAAAAGGGAAATGTCCGCATGGCACTGGGAATGGGCTTTCTGGAACAAGGTATCATCGATACCCATTTTATTCAAAGAGGAAGATTCGGCAGATTGGCAGAAGCTGTCGCCAGGTTTCCTCAAATATTGGGAATAGGCCTCGCTGAAGATACCGGTATCGTTATTAAGAAAGGAAATTTGTGCGAGGTGATTGGATCGGGCATGGTAATCCTCTTTGATGCCAGGCAATTGAGTCATAACCGATACGAGGACTTGGAACCGGGAACACCCATGTCTCTTTCAAATTTAACGACGCATATTCTTGCAAACGGCGATAAGTTTAACATCAGAGAACGAAGTTTAAAGATCCTTCCCCTGAACGTCGCTATTTCGAATTAG
- a CDS encoding class I SAM-dependent methyltransferase, producing the protein MGLFYNLYTAERADENAASDQPVFMRQLFAYVTAAGEVSGNILEIGCGEGYGIKWLAPKASRYVALDKHIPVNQKNFDQVEFIQTEVPWLKGMDSNQFDVVICFQLIEHIQEDHILLSEIHRVLKPGGKLLMTTPNSSMTLSRNPYHIREYNTSEFRSFISQSFDPKMVFFGGVYGDAKVMEYHERNRKSVEKFRRFDIFGLEKRLPASWFQWPYDILNRLNRNRLKDHNEALVSQITTSNYFLKEMDGQQLDFYCRAVKK; encoded by the coding sequence ATGGGACTATTTTATAACTTGTATACTGCAGAGCGTGCAGATGAAAATGCAGCATCTGACCAGCCGGTTTTTATGAGGCAATTGTTTGCCTACGTTACTGCCGCCGGAGAAGTGTCCGGAAATATACTCGAAATTGGCTGCGGAGAAGGTTATGGTATCAAATGGCTGGCGCCAAAAGCCAGTCGTTATGTAGCACTGGACAAACACATTCCTGTCAATCAAAAGAACTTTGATCAGGTTGAGTTTATACAAACCGAAGTTCCATGGCTCAAAGGAATGGATTCCAATCAATTTGACGTCGTTATTTGTTTTCAATTGATCGAACACATCCAGGAGGATCATATATTGTTGTCGGAAATACACCGGGTTCTGAAACCAGGCGGAAAGCTCCTGATGACCACTCCAAACAGCAGCATGACTTTGAGTCGAAATCCCTACCACATCAGAGAATACAATACATCTGAATTCAGAAGTTTCATCAGCCAAAGCTTTGATCCTAAGATGGTATTTTTTGGAGGTGTGTACGGGGATGCAAAAGTCATGGAATATCACGAGCGCAATCGCAAATCGGTTGAAAAATTTCGTCGATTCGACATTTTCGGATTGGAAAAGCGATTGCCGGCTTCCTGGTTTCAATGGCCTTATGATATTCTCAATCGCTTGAACCGAAATCGCTTAAAAGATCACAACGAAGCACTTGTTTCACAGATCACCACTTCCAATTATTTTCTGAAAGAAATGGACGGTCAACAACTGGATTTCTATTGCAGAGCGGTGAAGAAATAG
- the thiL gene encoding thiamine-phosphate kinase: protein MSELNDPLQRTEINSLGEFGLIRHLTRDFTSVQKSTIKAVGDDAAVINHGDTMTIVTTDLLLEGIHFDLAYFPLQHIGYKAVVCNISDVCAMNAYAEQITVSIAVSSRFSVEALDLLYSGIREACKVYDVDLVGGDTTSSLRGLVISITAIGRQVLPKICYRSGAKQGDYLFVTGELGGAYLGLQLLEREKQLFLENPSIQPDLENQRYAVGKFLKPEARKDVVLWLEKAGVVPNAMIDLSDGLSSDLMHICQQSQIGAEISESFIPMNEEAKLLALKFQVDPFTCALNGGEDYELLMAINPADAPKVQYLPGFHYIGECKPKEFGVQLKTDQGRLHAMKAQGWVHF from the coding sequence ATGTCTGAATTAAACGATCCTTTACAACGAACCGAAATCAATAGTCTGGGTGAGTTCGGACTCATTCGCCACCTGACCCGGGATTTTACCTCAGTGCAAAAGTCTACTATCAAAGCTGTTGGCGATGATGCCGCTGTAATCAATCATGGAGATACCATGACCATTGTTACGACAGATCTTTTGTTGGAGGGAATTCACTTTGACCTCGCGTATTTTCCATTACAACACATCGGATACAAAGCCGTTGTTTGCAATATTTCAGATGTCTGTGCGATGAACGCATATGCTGAACAGATAACGGTTTCCATTGCCGTATCCAGCCGGTTTTCAGTGGAAGCTTTGGATCTGTTGTATAGTGGGATACGCGAAGCCTGCAAAGTTTACGATGTAGATCTGGTCGGCGGTGACACCACTTCTTCTTTGCGGGGGTTGGTGATCTCCATAACAGCTATCGGCCGGCAAGTACTTCCGAAAATCTGTTACCGGTCGGGAGCAAAGCAAGGAGATTATCTTTTTGTGACGGGTGAATTGGGTGGCGCTTATCTCGGATTGCAATTACTCGAACGAGAAAAACAATTGTTTCTTGAAAACCCTTCCATACAGCCCGATCTGGAAAATCAGCGCTATGCTGTCGGAAAGTTTCTGAAACCGGAAGCAAGAAAAGATGTGGTCTTGTGGCTTGAAAAAGCCGGAGTAGTTCCAAATGCAATGATCGATTTATCTGATGGCTTGTCTTCAGATCTCATGCATATTTGCCAACAAAGTCAGATTGGAGCTGAAATCTCCGAATCGTTTATCCCCATGAATGAAGAAGCAAAACTCCTGGCACTTAAATTTCAAGTGGATCCTTTTACTTGTGCACTTAATGGCGGGGAAGACTATGAATTGCTCATGGCTATAAATCCCGCTGATGCTCCTAAAGTTCAATACCTTCCTGGATTCCATTATATTGGCGAATGCAAACCAAAGGAATTTGGCGTCCAGTTAAAAACGGATCAAGGCAGACTGCATGCGATGAAGGCACAGGGTTGGGTACATTTCTGA
- a CDS encoding RNA pseudouridine synthase encodes MPVQNDKTGDRSLLQYLKSYCKTELHLINRIDRPVSGLVLLTKNSKAHENLIHQQSSGTFLKSYIALVEKGEIPDQGILQNFLQKDGRQKKSHINSEQQGNLCELEYKVIHQLDRYLILEVLIRSGKFHQIRAQLAYAGVPVKADVKYGAKRGNPDRSIGLHAWKYQFKHPSSGEAMLFEAQLPTNDLWPIVQQKIIDHV; translated from the coding sequence ATGCCTGTCCAAAATGACAAAACAGGCGATAGGTCATTGCTTCAATATTTAAAATCATACTGCAAAACAGAATTGCATTTGATCAACCGGATCGACCGTCCGGTCTCGGGTTTGGTGTTGTTGACCAAAAATTCCAAAGCACATGAGAACCTTATACATCAGCAATCTTCGGGTACTTTTCTAAAATCTTATATCGCTTTGGTAGAAAAAGGTGAAATTCCCGATCAAGGAATTCTGCAGAATTTTCTTCAAAAAGATGGAAGGCAAAAAAAATCACATATCAATTCTGAACAACAAGGAAATCTTTGCGAACTCGAATACAAGGTCATTCATCAACTCGACCGATATCTGATCCTCGAAGTTCTGATACGCTCCGGAAAATTTCATCAGATCAGGGCCCAATTGGCTTATGCCGGGGTTCCGGTGAAGGCGGATGTTAAATATGGTGCCAAAAGGGGAAACCCAGACAGGTCCATAGGTTTGCATGCATGGAAATACCAATTTAAGCATCCATCCAGTGGTGAAGCCATGCTTTTCGAGGCTCAATTGCCTACCAACGATCTTTGGCCCATAGTCCAACAAAAAATTATTGATCATGTCTGA
- a CDS encoding DUF2723 domain-containing protein, translating into MKFNKTNLVGWVVFAAVFIIYFFSVERTGSLWDCGEFVAGAYKLQVVHPPGAPLFLVIGRLFTWVAEILSDNPAYIAFAVNIMSSLCSAFAAMFICWTTLIVAKLSSIGRNDQHHENESWPILGAGLIAGLASGYISTTWFSAVEGEVYSMSTMFTAMTIWAAFKWYYLEDTPKNDKWLIFAVFATGLSTGVHLLSLLSFPTIAMLYYYKRYKTHSFFGTLLAGFVGIVAIFLFQSIIITGIPQLWMFFELNMVNSFGLPFHSGLIPTLIVIVLAGYYGLRYFKNKGNDLMHKVVFTMLLLVVSYSTVGVVLIRANAKPPINMNDPYDVVRLIPYLNREQYGDRSLMKGPHFEARPVDTKSEDRWGRVGDEYKVVDQKFDYIFRDKDKILFPRISHQDQGRPQLYRMWMKHLNEDKAKVPSMSFNLKFMWSYQFGWMYWRYFMWNFAGRQNGEQGFYPWVNKDGNWYSGVSAIDGSRLYNQDRLPRVIKEDESRNSYYFIPLIIGLIGVFYHYRKNKNDFMALLGFFILTGLALCVFNNSPPNEPRERDYVLEGSFLTFCIWIGMGVLGIAQFLKNRFKLSNNIGGMAATLIGMAVPIILVTENFDDHSRMRSTGARDYASNILESCRPNAILFTYGDNDTYPVWYAQEVEGIRKDVRVINLSLIAVDWYIENQRRKFNESPLVKMSIPQEKLRGSLRNQVFYYNPSNMDGKNVDPPMSALQFLKFIAEEHPIESGSGKVFETYMPNNNVYIEVDRERAIQAGLCSPDDSMFVDKIPVGIAGPYITKDDIAILDIIQSNLYDRPVYFSVTCSQEKLLGLQDYMELEGMALRIIPVKSQSDPSLYIYGSGRINADRSYEVIMDKFKWGNFDKVDLFVDHSFAPSVQAKRMIMMRTALAMIDRGDKDRAAKMANRFFESFPNMNFQYDVRIMPFIQVLIDAGDFESAKKHLRILATETLDMLEFYDSLKPDELESGFSQERGLSMSAVREIIERSKMVNDPQFQTEMETFLNKYHNATPILQK; encoded by the coding sequence ATGAAATTTAATAAAACCAATCTCGTAGGATGGGTGGTTTTCGCAGCCGTTTTCATCATCTATTTTTTCTCTGTAGAACGCACCGGAAGTCTTTGGGATTGCGGTGAATTTGTTGCAGGCGCATATAAATTGCAGGTAGTGCATCCCCCAGGTGCTCCGCTTTTCCTGGTCATCGGCAGACTTTTTACCTGGGTTGCTGAAATCCTGTCAGACAATCCGGCTTACATCGCTTTTGCAGTAAATATCATGTCTTCTCTGTGCTCAGCGTTTGCGGCCATGTTTATTTGTTGGACCACGCTGATCGTAGCAAAATTATCCAGTATTGGACGTAATGATCAACATCATGAAAACGAAAGTTGGCCCATTCTGGGAGCAGGACTCATCGCAGGTTTGGCCAGTGGTTATATTTCAACAACCTGGTTTTCAGCTGTGGAAGGCGAGGTATATTCCATGTCAACTATGTTTACAGCGATGACCATTTGGGCAGCATTCAAATGGTATTATCTGGAAGATACCCCTAAAAATGACAAGTGGCTGATCTTTGCTGTTTTTGCAACGGGTTTGTCTACCGGTGTTCACTTGCTTAGTCTTTTATCCTTTCCAACCATCGCTATGCTTTACTACTATAAAAGGTATAAAACACATAGCTTTTTTGGAACCCTGCTGGCGGGTTTTGTTGGAATCGTAGCCATCTTTCTATTTCAAAGCATTATCATCACCGGGATCCCGCAATTGTGGATGTTTTTTGAGTTGAATATGGTGAATTCATTTGGTCTTCCATTCCATTCGGGACTCATTCCAACACTCATTGTGATTGTTTTGGCAGGCTACTATGGACTTCGTTACTTTAAAAACAAAGGAAATGATTTGATGCACAAAGTGGTTTTTACCATGTTGCTTTTAGTGGTGTCTTATTCGACTGTAGGTGTAGTATTGATCCGTGCCAATGCAAAACCCCCAATCAATATGAACGATCCTTATGATGTAGTCCGGTTGATCCCTTATTTGAACCGAGAGCAGTATGGCGACCGGAGTTTGATGAAAGGTCCTCATTTTGAAGCAAGACCGGTGGATACTAAATCGGAAGACCGTTGGGGTCGTGTCGGAGATGAATACAAAGTAGTCGACCAGAAATTTGATTACATTTTCAGAGATAAGGATAAAATATTATTTCCACGGATCAGCCACCAGGATCAGGGAAGACCGCAGTTGTACAGAATGTGGATGAAACATCTGAACGAAGACAAAGCGAAAGTACCGAGTATGTCATTCAACTTAAAATTTATGTGGTCTTATCAGTTCGGATGGATGTATTGGAGATATTTTATGTGGAATTTTGCCGGCAGGCAAAATGGCGAACAGGGATTTTATCCTTGGGTCAATAAAGATGGTAACTGGTATTCAGGTGTCAGTGCAATCGACGGTTCCAGACTCTATAATCAGGACAGACTGCCCCGGGTGATTAAAGAAGACGAATCGAGAAACTCTTATTATTTTATTCCATTAATCATAGGACTCATCGGTGTGTTTTACCATTACCGGAAGAACAAAAACGATTTTATGGCTTTGCTGGGATTTTTTATCCTGACAGGTCTTGCGCTTTGTGTGTTTAACAATTCACCACCCAATGAACCCCGCGAAAGAGATTATGTTTTGGAAGGTTCATTTCTGACCTTCTGTATATGGATCGGGATGGGTGTTTTGGGAATTGCTCAATTCCTGAAAAATCGATTCAAGCTTTCTAACAACATTGGTGGCATGGCCGCAACCTTGATTGGCATGGCTGTTCCCATAATACTTGTTACGGAGAATTTTGATGACCACAGCAGGATGCGATCTACCGGAGCCAGAGATTATGCCTCCAACATCCTCGAATCCTGCAGGCCCAATGCAATATTATTTACTTATGGAGATAACGATACTTATCCCGTTTGGTATGCCCAGGAAGTAGAAGGGATCAGAAAAGATGTGCGCGTAATAAACCTGAGTTTGATTGCTGTGGATTGGTATATTGAAAATCAAAGAAGAAAATTTAATGAATCTCCTCTCGTAAAGATGTCCATTCCTCAGGAGAAATTGAGAGGAAGCTTGAGAAATCAGGTCTTTTATTACAATCCTTCAAATATGGATGGAAAAAATGTCGATCCACCCATGTCAGCTCTTCAATTTTTGAAATTTATTGCGGAAGAACATCCTATAGAAAGTGGAAGTGGAAAAGTTTTTGAGACCTACATGCCAAACAATAACGTATACATTGAAGTCGACCGCGAACGGGCCATACAGGCTGGTTTGTGCAGCCCTGATGACAGTATGTTTGTCGATAAAATTCCAGTGGGCATAGCGGGTCCGTATATAACCAAAGACGATATCGCCATTCTCGACATCATTCAATCTAATTTGTATGATCGTCCGGTTTATTTCAGTGTAACCTGTAGCCAGGAAAAACTTTTAGGATTGCAGGATTATATGGAATTAGAGGGTATGGCCTTGAGAATAATCCCGGTCAAATCGCAAAGTGATCCCAGTTTGTACATCTATGGATCCGGACGAATCAATGCAGACAGAAGTTACGAAGTGATCATGGACAAATTTAAGTGGGGCAATTTTGATAAAGTGGACTTGTTTGTGGATCATAGCTTTGCACCAAGTGTTCAGGCCAAAAGGATGATCATGATGCGTACCGCTTTAGCCATGATCGACAGAGGCGATAAAGACCGTGCTGCCAAAATGGCCAACAGGTTTTTTGAATCCTTTCCGAATATGAATTTCCAATACGATGTTCGAATCATGCCCTTCATCCAGGTACTTATAGATGCAGGAGATTTTGAATCTGCTAAAAAGCATCTCC